A stretch of the Dichotomicrobium thermohalophilum genome encodes the following:
- a CDS encoding alpha/beta fold hydrolase has protein sequence MTIWLWLAFAPVLLLVALVLFTRVHQWRVERRYPPVGRFVRAGADDLHLLEAGAGTPVVMIHGASSNLREWTASIFDDVAARHHAIAIDRPGFGWSTRRTENGHDPRVQARLCREVFRDLGLERPILVAHSWAGALALAHALEFPQETGGILFLSGVSHPWPGGVGWEHEAASLPVLGRLFAWTLVAPGYFVRVDAGIRNVFRPNHPPDHYRESAATALYSRPATFLANADDLTRLKPIVREMAPNYPLIDTPLIALTGDEDHVILTELHTPPLVAKVPDAELEVLPGVGHMPHHVAPETVLAAIDQLVRQRRSSHTA, from the coding sequence TTGACAATCTGGCTCTGGCTGGCGTTTGCGCCCGTGCTTCTACTGGTGGCGCTTGTGCTGTTCACGCGGGTGCATCAGTGGCGCGTGGAACGCCGCTATCCGCCGGTCGGCCGCTTCGTGCGGGCGGGCGCGGACGACCTGCACCTGCTTGAGGCGGGCGCAGGCACACCGGTCGTTATGATCCACGGCGCAAGCAGCAATCTGCGCGAATGGACGGCCTCGATCTTCGACGATGTCGCCGCGCGCCACCACGCCATCGCCATCGACCGGCCAGGCTTCGGCTGGAGCACGCGGCGCACGGAAAACGGGCACGACCCGCGTGTGCAGGCGCGGCTGTGCCGGGAGGTGTTCCGCGATCTGGGTCTGGAGCGGCCGATCCTCGTTGCGCATTCCTGGGCAGGCGCGCTCGCTCTCGCGCACGCGCTTGAATTCCCGCAGGAGACGGGCGGCATCCTGTTCCTCTCCGGTGTGTCGCATCCCTGGCCCGGCGGCGTGGGCTGGGAGCACGAAGCCGCCTCTTTGCCTGTGCTGGGCCGGCTGTTCGCCTGGACTCTCGTCGCGCCAGGCTATTTTGTTCGGGTCGATGCGGGAATCCGCAACGTGTTCCGACCTAACCACCCGCCCGACCATTACCGAGAATCGGCGGCCACGGCGCTCTACAGCCGACCGGCAACGTTCCTTGCCAACGCGGACGACCTGACCCGGCTCAAGCCGATCGTTCGTGAAATGGCCCCGAACTATCCGCTGATCGACACGCCGCTCATCGCGCTGACCGGGGATGAGGACCACGTCATTCTTACCGAGCTACACACACCGCCGCTGGTGGCAAAAGTTCCTGACGCAGAACTCGAAGTGTTACCCGGCGTCGGCCACATGCCACACCACGTCGCGCCAGAGACCGTGCTTGCGGCGATCGACCAGCTTGTTCGCCAGCGCAGGTCATCCCACACGGCTTAG
- a CDS encoding hybrid sensor histidine kinase/response regulator, which produces MSEAQAVLSDGQTSARRQRGGGRVWRAGALALSGLAVAGLMATVLFLVLDAEAQSETAWLVPAAAFLAGLLGAGTWRMVADRGRSAGLLAQGLAQTARVGAAVATPRGELLESNAAYDRLFARAGRAPGDPHQVFAANGDDGAAAFRFAQAAAAHGSHCEVVRWLEPGKDGTPCARWLEARVEPLYRSGVSRGRLMLWQFRDVTAEKKRLQERDARLEQMRAWLDADPAARLTVDAAGRITDMNATMRSWLPEAVRDADPLHLSQVFSEASVSLLMARLNGPRNGAVPRTAMLEVLDEAGEIRPLWAGFRTASEKKGVRPKLQITALNGTGAEATEARAESVDGEELFHGAPIAMATVNAKGKIASRNHAFSQTFAIPVQRGNGRLNVLDLVDETAREPLARMIADAAARKPAGAPLDIAFARDEKRAGRLYVVPTPGKRRRGGADAATIYAIDTTEQRALEEQIAQKQKMQEVGQLAGGIAHDFNNLLTGILGYTDLLLSSHRPSDPAFKDIMEVRNNANRAAALVRHLLAYSRRQTLRPKVLSLTDVIEDFGLLLNRLIGEKVTSNIIHARDLWLVKADANQLEQVLMNLAVNARDAMMPEGGELTIRTANVTERDAAKLDRPGLPVGEYVLLEVGDTGCGMSPEVQEKIFEPFFSTKEIGEGTGFGLSVVHGIVKQTGGYIYVDSREGEGTTFSIYLPRHVEEPAEDSAQGEADGADKKRKDLTGQGTILLVEDEEAVRRFAARALESRGYNVLKATTGVEALDVLAEHGREVDLVISDVMMPEMDGPKLLQQMRKTLPDMKVIFISGYAEEALRRELAEDESFTFLPKPFSLKDLASAVKEALAAQ; this is translated from the coding sequence ATGAGCGAGGCCCAAGCGGTCCTGAGCGATGGGCAAACATCCGCTCGTCGGCAGCGTGGCGGCGGGCGTGTATGGCGTGCCGGCGCGCTTGCGCTGTCGGGACTGGCCGTGGCCGGGCTGATGGCGACCGTGCTTTTCCTCGTTCTGGATGCCGAAGCGCAGTCGGAGACGGCATGGCTCGTGCCGGCGGCGGCGTTTCTCGCCGGTCTGCTGGGCGCCGGAACCTGGCGCATGGTGGCGGATCGGGGGCGCAGCGCCGGCTTGCTCGCGCAAGGACTGGCGCAAACCGCGCGCGTCGGGGCAGCGGTTGCGACCCCGCGCGGCGAATTGCTCGAATCGAATGCGGCTTATGACCGCTTGTTCGCTCGAGCCGGACGCGCGCCCGGAGATCCGCATCAGGTCTTTGCGGCCAATGGCGATGACGGCGCCGCCGCCTTCCGCTTCGCGCAGGCCGCCGCTGCCCACGGCTCGCACTGCGAGGTCGTGCGGTGGCTGGAGCCGGGCAAGGATGGTACGCCGTGCGCCCGCTGGCTGGAGGCGCGTGTGGAGCCGCTTTATCGGTCGGGGGTGTCCAGGGGACGCTTGATGCTCTGGCAGTTCCGCGACGTGACCGCCGAGAAAAAGCGGCTGCAGGAGCGGGACGCGCGGCTGGAGCAAATGCGCGCATGGCTTGATGCCGATCCAGCCGCCCGCCTGACCGTCGACGCCGCCGGCCGCATCACGGACATGAACGCGACGATGCGCAGCTGGCTCCCCGAGGCCGTGCGGGACGCTGATCCGCTGCATTTGTCGCAGGTCTTTTCCGAGGCGAGCGTCAGCTTGCTGATGGCCCGCCTCAACGGCCCGCGCAACGGGGCGGTACCCCGCACGGCGATGCTGGAAGTTTTGGATGAGGCGGGGGAGATCCGGCCCCTCTGGGCAGGTTTCCGCACCGCCTCAGAAAAGAAGGGCGTGCGGCCGAAGCTGCAGATCACCGCGCTCAACGGCACCGGCGCCGAGGCGACGGAGGCGCGCGCGGAATCGGTTGACGGCGAGGAGCTGTTCCACGGCGCGCCGATCGCGATGGCCACCGTCAATGCCAAGGGAAAGATCGCCAGCCGCAACCATGCCTTCTCGCAGACCTTCGCGATTCCGGTGCAGCGCGGCAACGGGCGGCTCAACGTGCTGGATCTGGTGGACGAGACCGCGCGCGAGCCGCTGGCTCGGATGATCGCCGATGCCGCCGCTCGCAAACCGGCGGGCGCGCCACTGGACATCGCCTTCGCCCGCGACGAGAAGCGCGCAGGCCGGCTCTATGTGGTGCCCACGCCTGGAAAGCGTCGGCGCGGCGGCGCCGATGCGGCGACGATCTATGCCATCGACACGACCGAGCAGCGCGCGCTCGAAGAGCAGATCGCCCAGAAGCAGAAGATGCAGGAGGTGGGCCAGCTCGCCGGCGGCATCGCCCACGACTTCAACAACCTGCTGACAGGCATCCTCGGCTACACCGACTTGCTGCTGTCCAGCCACCGTCCGAGCGATCCGGCCTTCAAGGACATCATGGAGGTGCGCAACAACGCCAATCGCGCGGCCGCGCTGGTGCGGCACCTGTTGGCATATTCGCGCCGGCAGACGTTGCGGCCCAAGGTGCTGTCACTCACCGACGTGATCGAGGACTTCGGCCTGCTGCTGAACAGGCTGATTGGCGAGAAGGTCACCTCCAACATTATTCATGCGCGCGACCTGTGGCTGGTGAAGGCCGACGCCAACCAGCTTGAGCAGGTGCTGATGAACCTGGCAGTCAACGCGCGCGATGCGATGATGCCCGAAGGCGGCGAACTGACGATCCGCACCGCGAACGTGACGGAGCGCGACGCCGCCAAGCTTGACCGTCCGGGTTTGCCGGTCGGGGAGTACGTGCTGCTGGAAGTTGGCGATACCGGTTGCGGCATGTCGCCGGAGGTCCAGGAAAAGATTTTCGAACCGTTCTTCTCGACGAAGGAGATCGGCGAGGGCACGGGCTTCGGCCTGTCGGTGGTCCACGGTATCGTGAAGCAGACCGGCGGTTATATCTACGTCGACAGCCGGGAAGGTGAGGGCACGACCTTCAGCATCTATCTGCCACGGCACGTCGAGGAGCCTGCCGAAGACAGCGCGCAGGGCGAGGCGGATGGTGCCGACAAGAAGCGCAAGGATCTGACGGGACAAGGCACGATTCTGCTCGTCGAGGACGAGGAGGCCGTGCGCCGCTTTGCAGCCCGGGCGCTTGAGTCACGTGGCTACAACGTGCTGAAAGCGACGACCGGCGTCGAGGCGCTGGACGTGCTCGCCGAGCATGGCAGGGAAGTCGATCTCGTTATCAGCGATGTGATGATGCCCGAGATGGATGGGCCGAAGCTGCTTCAGCAAATGCGGAAGACCCTTCCCGACATGAAGGTGATCTTTATCTCCGGTTACGCGGAGGAGGCTCTGCGCCGCGAACTGGCGGAGGACGAGAGCTTCACCTTCCTGCCCAAGCCGTTCTCGCTCAAGGACTTGGCCTCGGCCGTGAAAGAGGCTCTGGCGGCGCAGTGA
- a CDS encoding NADPH-dependent assimilatory sulfite reductase hemoprotein subunit, protein MSKAAERHNIDRSVDRSQPVEKLHPNERIKLESGYLRGALDASLAERITGAVLEDDHQLTKFHGTYQQDDRDLREERRRSKLEPAYSFMIRVRLPGGVCQPEQWLQLDELARNYANNTLRLTTRQTFQFHGVLKRDLATTMQGIHDSLLDTIAACGDVNRGVMATPIPEFSALHAQVFPIAKAVSEHLLPGTRAYHEIWLNEQPVYQGDKEDEVEPVYGKTYLPRKFKIGFAIPPVNDVDVFTQDIGFIAIADEDDLAGFNVAVGGGMGRTDNEPSTYPRLGDVIGFIPPDKAVEVAEKIVTIQRDFGNRVDRKLARMKYTIDRNGLDWFVDELEERLGWKLEPARDYHFDTSTDRFGWSKNAEGTWNYTAFIENGRVKDDGAHQVMTGLREIAKVHKGDLRITPNQNLIIACIPARQKARIRKLLEKHGIIAASERSTLRRHSMACVAFPTCGLAMAESERYLPSLITKVEGLLEETGLGDVGIVIRMSGCNNGCSRPYVAEIGFSGRAPGKYNMYLGGGYYGQRLAKPYLENIGEETILQTLRPMFAAYAEKRRDGEAFGDFVIRRGYVAAVHHGTDFNAEVEPEAAGAGATGTRS, encoded by the coding sequence ATGAGCAAGGCAGCCGAGCGCCACAACATTGACCGCAGCGTGGATCGCTCCCAGCCGGTCGAGAAGCTCCACCCCAACGAGCGCATCAAGCTGGAAAGCGGCTATTTGCGCGGCGCGCTCGACGCCAGCCTCGCCGAGCGCATCACCGGCGCGGTGCTGGAGGACGACCACCAGCTCACCAAGTTCCACGGCACCTATCAGCAGGACGACCGCGACCTGCGCGAGGAGCGCCGCCGCTCCAAGCTCGAGCCCGCGTATTCCTTCATGATCCGCGTGCGCCTGCCCGGCGGCGTGTGCCAGCCGGAGCAATGGCTGCAGCTCGACGAGCTTGCGCGGAACTACGCCAACAACACGCTGCGCCTGACGACGCGCCAGACGTTCCAGTTTCACGGCGTCCTGAAGCGCGACCTCGCCACGACCATGCAGGGCATTCATGACAGCCTGCTCGACACGATCGCGGCGTGCGGCGACGTCAATCGCGGGGTGATGGCGACACCGATCCCCGAATTTTCCGCGCTGCACGCGCAGGTGTTCCCGATCGCCAAGGCGGTGAGCGAGCACCTGCTGCCCGGCACGCGCGCCTATCACGAGATCTGGCTGAACGAGCAGCCGGTCTATCAGGGCGACAAGGAGGACGAGGTCGAGCCGGTCTACGGCAAGACCTATCTGCCGCGCAAATTCAAGATCGGCTTCGCGATCCCGCCGGTGAACGACGTGGATGTGTTCACGCAGGATATCGGCTTTATCGCCATCGCGGACGAAGATGATCTAGCAGGCTTCAATGTCGCCGTGGGCGGCGGCATGGGGCGCACGGACAACGAGCCGTCCACCTATCCGCGCCTCGGCGACGTGATCGGCTTCATCCCGCCTGACAAGGCCGTGGAGGTGGCGGAAAAGATCGTCACCATCCAGCGCGACTTCGGCAACCGCGTCGACCGCAAGCTGGCGCGGATGAAATACACCATCGACCGCAACGGTCTGGACTGGTTCGTCGACGAGCTGGAAGAGAGGCTGGGCTGGAAGCTCGAACCCGCGCGCGATTACCATTTCGACACCAGCACCGACCGCTTCGGCTGGAGCAAGAACGCCGAAGGGACTTGGAACTACACCGCGTTCATTGAGAACGGCCGGGTGAAGGATGACGGCGCGCATCAGGTGATGACAGGGCTGCGCGAGATCGCGAAGGTCCACAAGGGCGATCTGCGCATCACCCCAAACCAGAACCTGATCATCGCCTGCATCCCGGCGCGGCAGAAGGCGCGGATCAGGAAGCTGCTGGAGAAACACGGCATCATCGCGGCTTCAGAACGCAGCACGCTGCGCCGCCATTCGATGGCCTGCGTGGCATTTCCGACCTGCGGTCTGGCGATGGCCGAGAGTGAACGCTACCTGCCGTCGCTCATCACCAAGGTCGAAGGGCTGCTCGAAGAAACGGGCCTCGGCGATGTGGGCATTGTCATCCGCATGAGCGGGTGCAACAACGGCTGCTCGCGTCCTTATGTGGCGGAGATCGGCTTTTCCGGCCGCGCGCCCGGCAAATACAACATGTATCTCGGTGGTGGCTATTACGGGCAGCGCCTCGCCAAGCCCTATCTGGAGAACATTGGCGAGGAGACGATCCTGCAGACGCTCAGGCCAATGTTCGCGGCCTACGCCGAGAAGCGCCGAGACGGCGAGGCATTCGGCGATTTCGTCATCCGCAGGGGGTATGTCGCGGCGGTGCATCACGGGACGGACTTCAACGCGGAGGTGGAGCCTGAAGCCGCCGGAGCGGGTGCCACTGGTACGCGCTCCTAG
- the lipB gene encoding lipoyl(octanoyl) transferase LipB, whose product MTDATRHAQKAPVGWAVSAAAVAYPDAMAAMDDRVRAIRDGRAGELVWLLEHPPLYTAGTSAKADDLLAPDRFPVYQTGRGGQYTYHGPGQRVAYVMLDLARRKQDVRWFVSSLEEWLITTLAEFGVHGARRNGQAGVWVSTGNGLDGAQAKIAALGVRLRRWVSFHGISLNVAPDLTHFSGIVPCGVTDAGVTSLAALGVKAELQDVDRALRATFERQFGCVTADAPAPLTAPPEPLSRPRPSP is encoded by the coding sequence ATGACCGACGCCACACGACACGCGCAAAAGGCCCCTGTGGGCTGGGCAGTCAGCGCCGCCGCGGTAGCCTACCCCGACGCAATGGCCGCTATGGATGACCGTGTGCGTGCCATCCGCGATGGCCGTGCCGGCGAGTTGGTCTGGCTGCTGGAGCATCCCCCGCTTTACACGGCCGGCACCAGCGCAAAGGCGGACGATCTGCTGGCGCCCGACCGCTTCCCGGTTTACCAGACCGGACGCGGCGGGCAGTACACCTACCACGGGCCGGGCCAGCGCGTGGCGTATGTCATGCTTGATTTGGCACGCCGCAAGCAGGATGTCCGCTGGTTCGTCAGCAGCCTAGAGGAGTGGCTGATCACTACGCTGGCAGAGTTTGGCGTGCATGGCGCGCGTCGCAACGGTCAGGCCGGCGTCTGGGTCTCAACCGGGAATGGCCTCGATGGCGCACAGGCCAAGATCGCCGCCCTGGGCGTGCGGCTGCGGCGGTGGGTGTCATTTCACGGGATCAGCCTGAACGTCGCGCCCGATCTCACCCATTTCTCCGGGATCGTACCCTGCGGCGTGACCGACGCCGGCGTCACGAGCCTGGCCGCTCTCGGCGTGAAAGCAGAGCTCCAAGACGTTGATAGGGCGCTGCGCGCGACGTTCGAGCGGCAGTTCGGCTGCGTTACCGCCGATGCGCCCGCCCCGCTCACTGCGCCGCCAGAGCCTCTTTCACGGCCGAGGCCAAGTCCTTGA
- a CDS encoding flagellar biosynthetic protein FliO yields MEIDQSFLNLAWYLAAGAGLLLFLVIALWIFRGFMTSGGALMLKGRNKRLGVVDQAAIDGRRRLVLIRRDGVEHLVMTGGPIDIVIETGIGANGPHPYKDIERAPSSPLDDERIRIAEAQTGRS; encoded by the coding sequence GTGGAAATCGATCAGAGTTTTCTCAATCTGGCGTGGTACCTCGCCGCGGGAGCAGGGCTGCTCCTTTTTTTGGTCATTGCTTTGTGGATTTTCCGGGGCTTTATGACCTCTGGCGGCGCCTTGATGCTCAAAGGCCGGAACAAACGTCTCGGCGTGGTCGATCAGGCGGCTATAGATGGCCGGCGTCGGCTGGTGCTGATCCGGCGCGACGGGGTGGAGCACCTGGTCATGACTGGCGGGCCGATCGATATCGTAATCGAAACGGGGATCGGCGCAAACGGCCCGCACCCTTATAAGGATATTGAACGCGCGCCGTCTTCGCCGCTTGACGATGAGCGCATCCGCATCGCCGAAGCGCAAACCGGGCGTTCATAA
- a CDS encoding DUF3772 domain-containing protein: MRQRLILILAALLCGAVFISSSAGAQQQTPTPAAPQEAPAAETETAPAQSEPPAQAEPEPQQQAPSRAADQFERPHDADQLPKRIAEIIERLDKVEETLTRENLSNGQLDRLRQSLDESLGELGQLIQEIQPRLQAINSQLEKLGDPPGEGEPAEPQAIAAERASLQAQANRLQSTVKAAEASQVRANQLNERVQNRRRDLFTSQLFERTTTPLSLSLWQRAAAENETAQRRFRLLLEDSARGLENNETLYAILFFGVVIFALLQAGCWIGIKKFRDWESEAPPPFWQRASSGAWVIILRALPIMATAGALYGMLAAADLLVPRMEEIVRAAAIALITVAIVSALSTTILAPNRPQWRILPVNDAGAKRVNRLVLAIAAVFGIDKVVSTINEVLYMPLATTIAQTSATNVLFAVLLGAVLMTRMGTEDSEQDGHLNWLRLLRIPGYALVLTILLATAAGYVAFGRFLAAQVVITGSILIVVYLMLVWVNAVGDRIRSGQTDARRMPALPSDNRRRDQIALVLTLALKALIFVVAFPIILLQWGFDWKDLTGWAEKAFFGFQVGGLNISVATLVGALLVFIVAYGLARVLLSWLDNQVMEPAGLSGGVRDSVRTGLGYVGFIAAVLVAASYAGLDFSNLAIVAGALSVGIGFGLQSIVNNFVSGLILLAERPIKVGDWVVVGQDQGFVRKISVRSTEIETFDRANVVVPNSVLISEKVQNWTLHNNVGRISIDVGVSYASDPEHVKDILLEVAREHPQILTHPEPYVWFSDFGNSSLDFRLFCYALNITRQLGIQTDLRIAIMKRFREEGIEIPFPQSDVHFRDLDWLKTALAEQMARIREERAGEGEAPVDGSPYPQATSPEAKS; this comes from the coding sequence ATGCGTCAGCGTCTCATCCTGATCCTTGCCGCACTGCTCTGCGGCGCTGTCTTCATATCCTCAAGCGCCGGCGCACAACAGCAGACGCCGACGCCCGCCGCGCCGCAGGAAGCGCCTGCGGCCGAGACCGAAACAGCGCCCGCGCAGTCCGAGCCGCCAGCCCAGGCCGAGCCTGAACCGCAACAGCAGGCTCCCTCGCGCGCTGCGGATCAGTTTGAGCGGCCGCACGACGCTGACCAGCTTCCCAAACGCATCGCCGAGATCATCGAGCGGCTCGACAAGGTCGAAGAGACCCTGACGCGGGAAAATCTGTCCAACGGTCAACTCGACCGGCTGCGCCAGAGCCTCGACGAATCGCTTGGGGAACTCGGGCAGCTGATCCAGGAAATCCAGCCGCGGCTACAGGCTATCAACAGCCAGCTCGAAAAGCTTGGCGACCCTCCCGGTGAGGGTGAGCCCGCGGAGCCCCAGGCCATCGCTGCGGAGCGCGCCTCGCTGCAGGCGCAGGCTAACCGGCTTCAGTCGACGGTGAAGGCGGCGGAGGCTTCGCAGGTGCGCGCGAACCAGCTCAACGAGCGCGTCCAGAACCGCCGCCGCGACCTGTTCACCAGCCAACTCTTCGAGCGGACAACAACGCCGTTGTCTCTCTCGCTGTGGCAGCGCGCCGCAGCGGAGAATGAAACGGCCCAGCGGCGCTTCCGTCTGCTGCTGGAGGACTCGGCGCGCGGACTGGAGAACAATGAAACGCTCTACGCCATCCTGTTCTTTGGCGTTGTCATCTTCGCGCTGCTGCAGGCCGGCTGCTGGATCGGGATCAAGAAGTTCCGGGACTGGGAGAGCGAGGCACCGCCACCCTTCTGGCAGCGGGCTTCCTCCGGCGCCTGGGTCATCATTCTGCGCGCCCTGCCCATCATGGCCACTGCCGGCGCACTTTACGGGATGCTCGCGGCGGCCGATCTTCTGGTCCCTCGCATGGAGGAGATCGTCCGTGCAGCCGCCATAGCCCTGATAACCGTTGCGATCGTGAGCGCGCTGAGCACCACGATCCTGGCACCCAACCGTCCGCAATGGCGCATCCTCCCGGTCAACGACGCGGGCGCGAAACGCGTCAACCGGCTGGTCCTGGCGATCGCAGCGGTGTTCGGTATCGACAAGGTCGTGAGCACGATCAACGAAGTGCTCTACATGCCGCTGGCGACGACCATCGCGCAGACTTCCGCGACCAACGTCCTGTTCGCGGTGCTGCTCGGCGCCGTGCTGATGACGCGGATGGGCACGGAAGACAGCGAGCAGGACGGTCACCTGAACTGGCTGCGCTTGCTGCGCATCCCGGGCTATGCCCTGGTGCTCACGATCCTGCTGGCCACGGCGGCCGGCTACGTGGCGTTTGGCCGCTTTCTCGCCGCGCAGGTGGTGATCACGGGCAGCATTCTTATTGTCGTCTATCTGATGCTGGTCTGGGTGAATGCTGTCGGCGACCGGATCCGCTCGGGTCAGACCGACGCACGCAGGATGCCTGCCCTGCCCAGCGACAACCGTCGGCGCGACCAGATCGCGCTGGTCCTAACGCTGGCGCTCAAGGCGCTGATATTTGTCGTGGCCTTCCCGATCATCCTGCTGCAGTGGGGCTTCGACTGGAAAGACCTCACAGGCTGGGCGGAAAAGGCTTTCTTCGGCTTCCAGGTCGGTGGTCTCAACATCTCGGTCGCCACCCTGGTTGGAGCACTTCTGGTCTTCATCGTCGCCTACGGCCTGGCGCGCGTGCTGCTGAGTTGGCTGGACAATCAAGTAATGGAGCCGGCCGGGCTGTCGGGCGGCGTGCGCGACTCTGTTCGCACAGGGCTCGGTTACGTCGGCTTCATCGCCGCCGTGCTGGTGGCCGCGTCCTATGCGGGGCTTGATTTCTCCAATCTGGCGATCGTGGCCGGCGCGCTCTCCGTCGGTATCGGCTTCGGCCTGCAGAGCATCGTCAACAACTTCGTCTCTGGCCTTATCCTTCTGGCAGAGCGCCCCATAAAGGTCGGCGACTGGGTCGTCGTCGGGCAGGATCAGGGCTTCGTTCGCAAGATCAGCGTGCGCTCCACCGAAATCGAAACCTTCGACCGCGCCAATGTGGTGGTCCCGAACTCGGTGCTGATCTCGGAGAAGGTGCAAAACTGGACGCTGCACAACAATGTCGGGCGGATCTCCATAGATGTCGGGGTGTCTTATGCCAGTGATCCCGAGCACGTGAAGGACATCCTGCTGGAGGTGGCACGCGAACATCCGCAGATCCTCACGCACCCGGAGCCCTATGTATGGTTTAGCGACTTCGGGAACAGCTCCCTGGATTTCCGGCTGTTCTGCTACGCGCTCAACATCACGCGTCAACTCGGCATTCAGACCGATCTGCGCATCGCCATCATGAAGAGGTTCCGCGAGGAAGGCATCGAGATCCCCTTCCCGCAGTCGGATGTGCACTTCCGCGATCTGGACTGGCTGAAGACGGCGCTGGCCGAGCAGATGGCGCGCATCCGCGAGGAGCGCGCGGGCGAAGGCGAAGCACCCGTTGATGGCTCGCCCTACCCTCAGGCGACCAGCCCGGAGGCGAAGAGCTAG
- a CDS encoding assimilatory sulfite reductase (NADPH) flavoprotein subunit: protein MGHHANMPEAAAFAGLFDQQQAQALNTLLPTLTQEQTLWLSGFLAGLGRQGIAVPAQGPAAGAPAAGPKVTVLYATETGNAASVAKQAAERFSAAGLEARAVNMADYKQRDLKSETHVIMVAATHGEGDPPEGAAGFFEFLAGRKAPKLDGVKFAVLGLGDTSYVHFCEAGKMLDRRFEELGAERIAERVDCDVDYEDAAEDWIASLADMLAADAPAQAAEAATAAPSGLAAFGLAPAPAPAAPTYTRKNPFEAEVLDSIRLNGRYSDKETQHIELSLEGSGISFQPGDSLGVIASNDDALVDEVTTALDLKPDAPVSVNGADKPLAEALRDDLELTMLTPGFLKAYAEASGAEELADLTREGNEAALQAFLKEHQVADVVARWPAPGLDAARFAGMLRKLQPRLYSIASSHTALPDEVHLTVGVTRTTPRGRARSGVASTFLADRCAPGEQIRLYVSENENFRMPSDPDQPLIMIGPGTGVAPFRAFMQEREEMGAQGKSWLFFGDRRFREDFLYQTEWQRWLKDGVLTRMDVAFSRDQAEKVYVQDRLREKADEVYAWISDGAAIYVCGDADSMAPAVHEALAGILQEQGGYSAEDAETYLKQMQRERRYQRDVY from the coding sequence ATGGGCCATCACGCCAACATGCCAGAGGCTGCCGCCTTCGCCGGCCTTTTCGACCAGCAGCAGGCGCAGGCGCTGAACACGCTGCTGCCCACCCTCACGCAAGAACAAACCTTGTGGTTGAGCGGTTTCCTCGCGGGCCTTGGCCGGCAGGGGATCGCCGTCCCGGCGCAGGGGCCAGCCGCGGGCGCGCCGGCCGCCGGGCCGAAGGTCACGGTGCTCTACGCGACCGAGACCGGCAATGCGGCGAGCGTGGCGAAGCAGGCCGCCGAGCGTTTCAGCGCGGCGGGTCTGGAGGCGCGCGCGGTCAACATGGCCGATTACAAGCAGCGTGACCTGAAGAGCGAGACGCATGTCATCATGGTCGCCGCCACGCATGGCGAGGGCGATCCGCCCGAAGGCGCGGCCGGCTTCTTCGAGTTCCTGGCGGGGCGCAAGGCGCCGAAGCTGGACGGTGTGAAATTCGCCGTGCTCGGGCTGGGCGACACCAGCTATGTGCATTTCTGTGAAGCGGGCAAGATGCTGGACCGGCGTTTCGAAGAGCTGGGCGCGGAACGCATTGCCGAGCGGGTGGATTGCGATGTCGATTATGAGGATGCGGCGGAAGACTGGATCGCATCGCTCGCGGACATGCTCGCGGCGGACGCACCCGCGCAAGCCGCCGAGGCGGCGACCGCCGCGCCATCCGGGCTGGCCGCATTCGGTCTGGCCCCCGCGCCTGCGCCGGCTGCGCCGACCTACACGCGCAAGAACCCGTTCGAGGCGGAGGTGCTGGACAGCATCCGCCTCAACGGGCGTTATTCCGACAAGGAGACCCAGCATATCGAACTGTCGCTAGAAGGCTCTGGCATCAGCTTCCAGCCAGGCGACAGTCTCGGCGTGATCGCCAGCAACGACGACGCGCTGGTCGACGAGGTGACCACCGCGCTTGACCTCAAGCCTGATGCGCCCGTGAGCGTGAACGGCGCGGACAAGCCGCTGGCCGAGGCGCTGCGCGACGACCTGGAACTGACGATGCTCACGCCGGGCTTCCTCAAAGCGTACGCCGAAGCGAGTGGCGCCGAGGAACTCGCCGACCTCACGCGCGAGGGCAACGAGGCGGCGCTGCAAGCCTTTCTCAAGGAGCATCAAGTCGCGGATGTCGTCGCGCGCTGGCCCGCCCCGGGCCTCGATGCGGCGCGTTTTGCCGGGATGCTGCGCAAGCTCCAGCCGCGGCTGTATTCCATCGCTTCCAGCCACACCGCGCTGCCCGACGAGGTCCATCTGACCGTCGGCGTGACGCGCACGACGCCGCGGGGCCGCGCGCGCAGCGGTGTCGCCAGCACCTTCCTCGCCGACCGGTGCGCGCCGGGCGAGCAGATCCGCCTTTATGTCAGCGAGAACGAGAACTTCCGCATGCCCAGCGATCCGGACCAACCGCTCATCATGATCGGGCCGGGTACCGGTGTCGCGCCGTTCCGGGCCTTCATGCAGGAGCGCGAGGAAATGGGTGCGCAGGGCAAGAGCTGGCTTTTCTTCGGCGACCGGCGCTTCCGCGAGGATTTCCTCTACCAGACCGAATGGCAGCGCTGGCTGAAGGACGGCGTGCTTACGCGCATGGATGTGGCCTTTTCGCGCGATCAAGCCGAGAAGGTCTATGTGCAGGACCGCCTGCGCGAGAAGGCGGACGAGGTCTACGCCTGGATCAGCGACGGCGCGGCGATCTATGTCTGCGGCGATGCCGACAGCATGGCCCCGGCCGTGCATGAGGCGCTTGCCGGTATCCTGCAAGAACAGGGCGGTTATTCGGCCGAAGACGCCGAAACGTACCTGAAGCAGATGCAGCGCGAGCGCCGCTATCAGCGCGACGTTTATTAG